The following proteins are co-located in the Paludibaculum fermentans genome:
- a CDS encoding glycosyl hydrolase encodes MSGTIKALAPLLLCLVAGSSAQGPATNTADPLERGFQTPPDSAKPRVWWHWMNGNITKPGIQADLEWMKRIGIGGFQNFDAALATPQIVDKRLVYMTPEWKDAFRFTVTQADRLGLEMAIAGSPGWSESGGPWVPPAQAMKKFVWSETILEGGRPFVGKLPAPPSVSGPYQNIPRATGGGMMGSAAPQRPPDFYADSSVVAYRLATSDVSLAELQPAVTSSGGDFTLLGLTDGDLAKGTELPMAPVGEQAWIQFEFAQPQTVRALTLVLLSAARNPFGEMASDTGLNLESSNDGKQFTRAASIPVSRSVANTISFAPVTAKYFRVTFRTPQPSSRGSASMNFGGGRPPAAPTAHRIAELVLHPGARVNRFQEKAAFSTVPTLYQFATPAVAPADAVAKANVVDLTSKMRPDGTLEWTPPAGRWTILRIGYSLLGITNHPASPEATGLEVDKLNRSFVKAYADNYLDQYKDAAGGLMGKRGLQYVVIDSYEAGAQNWTGEILSEFAKRRGYDPHPWLPVLTGRVVESAEASDSFLWDFRKTIGDLMAEYHYDQFGASLKARGMGRYTEAHESGRAFIGDGMDMKRHADVPMSAMWTPRPGQTGESFGYNADIRESASVAHIYGQNIAAAESLTAIGSAWAWSPEKLKPTADKELANGLNRFVIHTSVHQPVDDKIPGLGLGPFGQWFTRHETWAEMAKPWTTYLARSSYMLQQGKFAADVAYFYGEDSNITALFSNKAPDIPAGYNFDYFSVDALLTQLHCTAGHLTTPSGMNYRVLALDPNSTHMSLPVLRKIRDLVHAGASVVGPKPVSTPSLSGNAAEFQNIVDQLWGSGTGERAAGKGKVYAGQSVAAALEALKVTPDFESAKPQSDTNLLFVHRKLADGEVYWVNNRNNRVETLDATFRVEGKAAEIWHPVTGAITPASYSIAAGHTTVPLRLEPNDAVFVVFRKAASTPARTIPKLVETNLTAIDGPWSIAFQPGRGAPEKATLDRLASWTENSDPGVKYFSGTGTYTQSIQAQAAWFQKGARLWLDLGNVQNLAEVLVNGKSLGIVWKTPFRVDVTTALKPGANTLEVRVANLWVNRLIGDQQAGAKKITYTTQVFYPADSPLLPSGLLGPVTIVRQSPE; translated from the coding sequence ATGTCAGGAACGATCAAAGCGCTCGCCCCCCTCCTCCTCTGCCTCGTCGCCGGAAGTTCAGCACAGGGTCCCGCAACCAACACCGCCGATCCGCTTGAACGCGGCTTCCAAACCCCGCCCGATTCGGCCAAACCGCGCGTCTGGTGGCATTGGATGAACGGAAACATCACCAAGCCCGGCATTCAGGCCGACCTGGAATGGATGAAGCGCATCGGCATCGGGGGCTTCCAGAACTTCGATGCCGCCCTGGCCACGCCCCAAATCGTGGACAAGCGACTGGTCTATATGACCCCGGAATGGAAGGATGCCTTTCGCTTCACCGTCACCCAGGCTGACCGGCTGGGCCTCGAAATGGCCATCGCCGGCTCGCCCGGATGGAGCGAAAGCGGAGGCCCCTGGGTTCCACCGGCCCAGGCCATGAAGAAGTTCGTCTGGAGCGAGACGATCCTCGAAGGCGGCCGGCCCTTCGTCGGCAAACTGCCCGCACCCCCCTCCGTCTCCGGACCCTACCAGAACATTCCGCGCGCGACGGGTGGCGGCATGATGGGCTCCGCCGCGCCCCAGCGCCCGCCCGACTTCTATGCCGACAGCAGCGTCGTCGCCTACCGCCTGGCCACCTCGGACGTCTCGCTCGCCGAACTCCAGCCTGCCGTGACGTCCAGCGGCGGCGACTTCACCCTGCTCGGCCTCACCGACGGGGATCTCGCCAAGGGAACCGAACTCCCCATGGCCCCGGTAGGGGAACAGGCGTGGATCCAGTTCGAATTCGCCCAGCCGCAAACCGTTCGCGCTCTCACCCTGGTCCTGCTCTCCGCCGCCCGCAACCCCTTCGGCGAGATGGCTTCGGATACGGGCCTCAACCTGGAATCCAGCAACGACGGCAAACAGTTCACCCGCGCCGCGTCCATTCCCGTCAGCCGTTCTGTCGCCAACACCATCTCGTTCGCGCCCGTGACCGCTAAGTACTTCCGCGTCACCTTCCGCACCCCGCAGCCGTCGTCGCGCGGCAGCGCCAGCATGAACTTCGGTGGTGGACGGCCCCCGGCCGCGCCCACCGCCCATCGCATCGCGGAACTGGTCCTCCACCCGGGAGCGCGCGTAAACCGTTTCCAGGAAAAGGCCGCCTTCTCCACCGTACCCACGCTCTACCAGTTCGCCACTCCAGCTGTCGCCCCGGCAGACGCTGTCGCCAAGGCCAACGTCGTCGACCTCACCTCCAAGATGCGTCCCGACGGCACACTCGAGTGGACCCCGCCCGCCGGTCGCTGGACGATCCTCCGCATCGGTTACTCCCTGTTGGGCATTACCAACCACCCCGCCTCGCCGGAAGCCACCGGGCTCGAAGTCGACAAACTCAATCGCAGCTTCGTCAAAGCTTACGCCGACAACTACCTCGATCAGTACAAGGACGCCGCCGGCGGGCTCATGGGCAAGCGGGGCCTGCAGTATGTCGTCATCGACAGCTACGAAGCAGGCGCCCAGAACTGGACCGGCGAGATCCTGTCCGAATTCGCGAAACGGCGCGGCTATGATCCGCATCCCTGGCTGCCTGTCCTCACCGGGCGAGTCGTAGAGAGCGCCGAGGCTTCCGACAGCTTCCTCTGGGACTTCCGCAAAACCATCGGCGACCTCATGGCCGAATACCACTACGACCAGTTCGGCGCCTCGCTCAAGGCCCGCGGCATGGGCCGCTACACCGAGGCCCATGAGTCCGGCCGCGCTTTCATCGGCGACGGCATGGACATGAAACGCCACGCCGACGTGCCCATGAGCGCCATGTGGACCCCGCGGCCCGGCCAGACCGGCGAATCGTTCGGCTACAACGCCGACATCCGCGAGTCCGCCTCAGTCGCCCACATCTATGGCCAGAACATCGCAGCCGCCGAGTCCCTTACCGCCATCGGCTCCGCCTGGGCCTGGTCGCCCGAAAAGCTCAAGCCCACCGCCGATAAGGAACTCGCCAACGGCCTCAACCGTTTCGTCATCCATACGTCGGTTCACCAGCCGGTCGACGACAAAATCCCCGGTCTCGGCCTCGGGCCTTTCGGCCAGTGGTTCACCCGCCACGAAACCTGGGCGGAGATGGCCAAACCCTGGACCACCTACCTCGCCCGCAGCTCCTACATGCTGCAGCAAGGCAAGTTCGCCGCCGACGTGGCCTATTTTTACGGAGAGGACTCCAACATCACCGCCCTCTTCAGCAACAAGGCCCCCGACATCCCCGCGGGCTACAACTTCGACTACTTCAGCGTCGATGCGCTACTCACCCAGCTTCACTGCACGGCCGGCCACCTCACCACGCCCAGCGGCATGAACTACCGCGTCCTCGCGCTCGACCCCAACAGCACGCACATGTCGCTGCCGGTCCTGCGCAAGATTCGCGACCTTGTCCACGCCGGCGCCAGCGTCGTGGGCCCCAAGCCCGTCTCCACCCCCAGCCTCAGCGGCAACGCCGCCGAGTTCCAGAACATCGTCGACCAACTCTGGGGCTCCGGCACGGGCGAACGCGCGGCAGGCAAAGGCAAAGTGTACGCAGGCCAATCCGTCGCCGCCGCGCTCGAAGCCCTGAAAGTCACGCCTGACTTCGAATCCGCCAAGCCCCAGTCAGATACCAACCTGCTTTTCGTCCACCGCAAACTGGCCGACGGCGAAGTCTACTGGGTGAACAACCGCAACAACCGCGTCGAAACCCTGGACGCCACTTTCCGTGTGGAAGGCAAGGCCGCCGAAATCTGGCACCCGGTCACCGGAGCAATCACTCCGGCTTCGTACAGCATCGCCGCCGGACACACCACCGTTCCGCTCCGCCTCGAACCCAACGACGCCGTCTTCGTTGTCTTCCGCAAAGCCGCCTCCACGCCCGCCCGCACCATCCCCAAACTGGTGGAGACCAACCTGACCGCCATCGACGGCCCCTGGTCCATCGCCTTCCAGCCCGGCCGCGGCGCGCCGGAGAAGGCCACCCTCGACCGTCTGGCCTCCTGGACCGAGAACTCCGATCCCGGAGTGAAGTACTTCTCAGGAACCGGAACATATACCCAGTCCATCCAGGCCCAAGCCGCCTGGTTCCAGAAGGGCGCGAGGCTCTGGCTCGACCTCGGCAACGTGCAGAACCTGGCCGAGGTTCTCGTCAACGGCAAATCACTGGGCATCGTGTGGAAGACCCCGTTCCGGGTCGATGTCACCACCGCCCTCAAGCCCGGCGCCAACACCCTCGAAGTGAGGGTCGCCAACCTGTGGGTCAACCGCCTGATCGGCGACCAGCAGGCCGGCGCGAAGAAGATCACTTATACGACACAGGTCTTCTATCCAGCCGACTCGCCCTTGTTGCCGTCCGGCCTGCTCGGCCCCGTCACCATCGTGCGGCAGTCGCCGGAATAG
- a CDS encoding VWA domain-containing protein has protein sequence MVFSKLGLTAALAVTLAVPQQAPDTPIIRMNVELVQVDAVVHDGKGQPVTNLTAEDFEVKQDGKVQKITNFSYVAEPGQVLPAPTVKREKGTVAPPSVKSKELSAGEVHRTMALVVDDLGLAFESVLRAKEAMLKFVDEQMQPGDLVAVLRTGQSAGTLQRFTTDKRVLKAAIQQIKFNFQTRVGMDSLARIYDERSGRELGGGSGGRGAAATRQPPPGRNDDHTKDMQEQADNRERDHIASGTLGVLRYLVQGMRQMPGRKSVLIFSENLALRQNDLNNSGVQDRIRSLTDLANRAGVVFYSLDPRGQMPLGLRAEDQTGAAFDVPNPRGRQSPLEARQQAYQDSRVGLSFLAVETGGLYLDGSNDLPGLLRRATDDQAGYYLIGYHPEAGTFRTGNEKVKYHDIKVRVKRPGLQARSRNGFYSMPESAAAAGPKTHGERVVNALVSPFASNEIGVRLTSLFDMDPANGPSVFSMLHIDARNLRFEVEPDGRHKAAIDVVTATFGEDGKLAESRTGSFTLRANEARYQRLMENGVIFTIMQPLKETGPFQLRAVVSDPAGEKLGSATQFIEIPNLKDGHLALSGIMLMAASSEAVQKLTGKESGDEDPAQSSQGTAAIRHFRRGQKVTYGYKVLNAALDSKTGEPQLVTSVRLYRDGQEVFHSDPRPLGVAGAKDKSRLMVGGVLQLGPQFQSGDYALQLVVWDKLAKGDRSVVSQAIDFELE, from the coding sequence TTGGTTTTCTCAAAATTGGGATTGACCGCCGCGCTGGCGGTGACCCTGGCTGTTCCGCAGCAGGCCCCGGATACGCCGATCATCCGGATGAACGTCGAATTGGTTCAAGTGGACGCAGTCGTCCACGATGGCAAGGGACAGCCTGTGACCAATCTGACGGCGGAAGATTTCGAGGTAAAGCAGGACGGGAAGGTCCAGAAGATTACGAACTTCTCCTACGTGGCGGAACCGGGCCAGGTGCTACCGGCGCCCACGGTGAAGCGGGAGAAGGGGACTGTGGCGCCGCCTTCCGTGAAATCGAAGGAACTCAGTGCCGGTGAGGTACATCGGACGATGGCGCTGGTCGTCGACGATCTTGGGCTGGCCTTCGAGAGCGTACTGCGGGCGAAGGAGGCAATGCTCAAGTTCGTGGACGAGCAGATGCAGCCCGGCGACCTGGTGGCGGTGCTACGAACCGGCCAGAGTGCGGGCACACTGCAGCGGTTTACGACCGATAAGCGAGTGCTGAAGGCAGCGATCCAGCAGATCAAATTCAACTTCCAGACTCGGGTGGGCATGGATTCCTTGGCTCGCATTTACGACGAGAGGTCGGGCCGAGAGTTGGGCGGCGGCAGCGGCGGCCGCGGCGCGGCCGCAACCAGGCAACCTCCGCCTGGAAGGAACGATGATCACACCAAGGATATGCAGGAGCAGGCCGACAACCGCGAGCGCGACCACATCGCCTCAGGGACGCTCGGGGTGTTGCGTTATCTGGTGCAGGGGATGCGGCAGATGCCGGGGCGGAAATCCGTGCTCATTTTTTCCGAGAATCTTGCGTTGCGGCAGAATGACCTCAACAACAGCGGCGTCCAAGATCGGATTCGATCCCTAACCGATTTGGCGAACCGGGCTGGTGTGGTGTTTTATTCCCTGGATCCACGCGGACAAATGCCCTTGGGACTCCGCGCAGAAGATCAAACAGGGGCGGCTTTTGACGTTCCGAACCCGCGCGGACGGCAATCTCCACTTGAGGCAAGGCAGCAGGCCTACCAGGATTCGCGAGTTGGTTTGAGTTTCCTGGCGGTGGAAACGGGCGGATTGTATCTTGATGGATCGAATGACCTTCCGGGGCTTCTGCGGCGGGCCACCGATGACCAGGCCGGCTATTATCTGATTGGCTACCACCCCGAGGCAGGTACCTTTCGCACTGGCAACGAGAAGGTCAAGTATCACGACATCAAAGTACGGGTAAAGCGGCCCGGGCTGCAGGCGCGGTCGAGAAACGGTTTCTACAGTATGCCGGAGAGCGCAGCGGCGGCTGGTCCGAAGACACATGGCGAACGGGTGGTGAACGCCCTGGTCTCGCCATTTGCCTCGAACGAGATCGGTGTCCGGTTAACTTCCCTTTTCGATATGGATCCGGCGAACGGACCGTCGGTCTTTTCCATGCTGCACATTGACGCGCGGAACCTGCGCTTTGAGGTCGAACCGGATGGCCGGCACAAGGCGGCGATCGACGTGGTGACTGCGACCTTTGGCGAGGATGGAAAGTTGGCCGAGAGCCGGACGGGCTCGTTCACGCTGAGGGCGAATGAGGCGCGGTATCAGCGGCTGATGGAGAATGGCGTCATCTTCACCATCATGCAGCCTTTGAAGGAGACAGGACCTTTCCAGTTGCGGGCGGTGGTGAGCGACCCTGCCGGAGAGAAACTGGGGTCGGCCACGCAGTTTATTGAGATTCCGAACTTGAAGGACGGCCACCTGGCGCTCTCCGGCATCATGCTGATGGCTGCCTCCAGCGAAGCGGTGCAGAAGCTGACGGGGAAGGAAAGCGGCGACGAGGATCCAGCCCAGTCTTCGCAGGGAACAGCGGCCATCCGGCATTTTCGCAGGGGCCAAAAGGTCACGTATGGCTACAAGGTGCTGAATGCAGCGCTGGATTCGAAGACGGGCGAGCCCCAATTGGTAACGTCGGTCCGCCTCTACCGGGACGGCCAGGAGGTATTTCACAGCGATCCGCGTCCACTAGGGGTGGCCGGTGCGAAGGACAAGTCGAGATTAATGGTGGGCGGGGTGCTGCAGTTGGGCCCGCAGTTCCAGTCTGGAGACTACGCCCTGCAGTTGGTGGTGTGGGACAAGCTGGCGAAGGGAGACCGGAGCGTCGTCTCGCAGGCCATCGATTTTGAGCTGGAGTGA
- a CDS encoding GNAT family N-acetyltransferase — protein sequence MEYRTDRRLTPDEYIELLNASTLGERRPVAHRETIQQMLDHANLLVTAWEGDTLAGAARCFTDFAYVTYCSDLCVRESIQRQGIGKELLLKVHEAAPCRIVLLAAPKAVDYYPHIGFTQHNSAWLLDPGGLR from the coding sequence ATGGAGTACCGCACAGACCGGCGTCTTACACCCGACGAGTACATCGAACTGCTCAACGCCTCTACTCTTGGGGAACGGCGGCCCGTCGCCCATCGAGAGACAATCCAGCAGATGTTGGACCACGCCAACCTCCTCGTCACCGCGTGGGAAGGCGACACCCTCGCCGGCGCCGCCCGCTGCTTCACTGACTTCGCCTACGTCACCTACTGCAGCGACCTTTGCGTCCGCGAGTCCATCCAGCGCCAGGGCATCGGCAAGGAACTCCTTCTCAAGGTCCACGAAGCGGCCCCCTGCCGCATCGTCCTCCTCGCCGCTCCCAAGGCGGTCGACTACTACCCCCACATCGGCTTCACGCAGCACAATTCCGCCTGGCTGCTCGATCCCGGAGGCCTCCGCTAA